In Oncorhynchus masou masou isolate Uvic2021 chromosome 31, UVic_Omas_1.1, whole genome shotgun sequence, the sequence cacacaCCTAATTATGAGTTAGGTTGAGGACTACAAGGTAtcgaaagggttccacagggatgctggcacatgttgactaatgcttcccacagttgtatcaagttggctggatgtcctttgggtggtggaccattcttgatacacaagggaaactgtttagcgtgaaaaacccagtagcggtgtagttcttgacacaaaccagtgcacctggcacctacttccATAACCCTTTCAAatgcacttcaatcttttgtcttgcccattcaccttctgaatggcacacatacacaatccatgtctcaattgtctcaaggcttaaaaatccctctttaacctgtctcttcactttcatctacactaattgaagtagatttaacaagtgacataaataagggatcatagctttcacctggattcacctggtcagtttatgtcatggaaacagctggtgttcttaatgttttgtatactcagtgtatatatctTTTCACTTTACACATACTTCATATTATTATTTAATGGAAGTTGCTGTCTATTCTGTTgtgcattatatatatatatatatcaacacCTTTAACAGCGTCCGTGTCACCAGGCTGTGTTTCTCTGTTGCAGGGGTGGAATCTGTGTTGCTGTACGTGGCTTTGTACGTCTCTCCCTCAGGCCGGGAGTTGTTTCTGATACAGGAGAGTTTGGGCCCACAGCCTTTGGCCTGGTTCTGATAGCAACACTGCGTCTGGCTGGATTTGGCCTCACCGTTTGACCCCTTCTGTGATAGGCCAGGCTCTATCTTTTGATTGGATGATGAGGCAAGGTTGCTGACTGTTGTGGTAGAGCTATCTCTGTCTGGCCCTTCCCCTCTGCAGGGCTCCCTGTCATTCTGCTGCTGGACCTCCTCCCAGaccttctctccatccccaccctcctcctcctcctcctccccagtcaCAGTGCAGTCATTGGGCTGGGCCCTGCACCCATCCTCCTGGCTCTGCGATGGGCCTTCTCCCAGGCTATTCCCTGAAGGTTTCCTGCTGTTCCTCCGTACCCGGCTGCGACTGGCCTTGGATATGCGCCAGTAGAGACTGATCATGATGGCCACAGGCAGGTAGAAGGCCGCGATGGCCGTGCCAAACGTCACCGTTGCGTTGGAGAAGAACTGGATGTAGCACTCGCCAGGCGGCACCGTCCGCCCACCCGCGAAGAACTGCCAGAACAAGATGGCAGGAGCCCATAGTACGAATGACAGCACCCAGGCCGCCGCAATCATCATCCCCGCCATCATGGTGCTGCGGCGCACCGGATAGCTGAGAGGCTTGGTGATGCAGAAGTAGCGGTCAAAGCTAATGATGAGGAGGTTCATAACTGAGGCATTGCTGACCACGTAATCAATGGACAACCACAGGTCGCACACGACCGGGCCTAAGGGCCAGTGTCCAATCACAATGTAGACAGTGTAGAGGTTCATGGAGCACAGGCCAATAATGAGGTCAGCACAGGCTAGGCTGAACAGGAAATAGTTGTTGACAGTCTGGAGGTTCCTATTGACCTTAATAGAGAGCATACAGGAGAATATTAGAAAAGACAATGATATGTGTAGAACCAGGAGTTTTTCCCGACCATGTGATCTGGCcaaggtcacatggtcaggagtAACTCCTGACCCTAACAATGTGCAATGCATTTTGCCAATATCTTTCAATCACAACACTAAAGAATAACAGGTCTCCAGTATTTTAGGTGCACTGAATATTGGCTATCCAATATGTGACCTTTTTAACTGTATCCTAAGAATATGATTAATTTAAAAAACTAAGTGATGGATCTTTAATCCAAACCTTTATGGAGAGCATAACCAGGATGTTGCCAATGATGGTGACGAGGCTGAGTGACCCGGCCACCAGGATGATGAGCACGATCTCTACCGTCTTATAGGGACTCCCAGAGAAGAGACTGCTGCTTTCATTGTCTGAGCTGAGGTTGGAGTAGTTGGTGAGGTTGAGCGTCTCCATCTTGTCTGGTCTTGGTTATCCTTTTCAAGTATGCTTTGGGGCCAATCTCAGAACTATAAGATACACCTGGTAATGACAAAGATTACATACGCTTTTGACAAGAGATTCTTCATTAAGCCTTCTTTTTAGTCCAGGAtaaggcttaatctgtgtccaggaaaccagcccaTAGTGTATTAAGTCTAAACATGAGTGCATCTCTTTTAGTGTGTGTGTAAGCATTTTCTCTGTACTCCTCACAATCAACTACCTGATGGTGTTGTACTTGGTTCCATTGTGATTTCCGACACCAGCTtcctgactggtagaggagagaacaggtgtgtgttCCTTTACCCAGGTGTGAAAAAAATGGCAGGTGAGCAAATAAAGGCCCTTTCTCGTGGCTGCAGGGTTTAGAAAATCCACACAGTAGTGTCCTATATCTCAAAATGAATATGCAGTATCACCCCTGGATATTTTAGGACAGGCATGAAGGAAGCACATTCTCAGATCCAATTTACAAAGGATTATTGGTGAGCAGCAATGACCTGACTCCTAATATTTATCCACCTGCTGCTGTGTTTGTAGAAAGTAGATTTGACCTGACTGTTAACTGCTGAACACTACAAATTAAAAGTAAATAGTTGACCTAATAATTACCTAAATTACAAAATGAAATGTTTGTTTCCTTATCCTGTAAGCCTTTGGATAAGGAGGGACAGCAATCCTTTCTATGGTTTTGATTACCTGACTGCTGTCTACTAATGCTATCATTTCTGTCCAAAACCCAATGCAAGTCAATATCTCCCAAATAATTGTTTTAATTAGTTTTTAAAtgagtttttgttttgttgatgaaaCGTGTAGTACATATTCTGCTGTTCTATCGCGTCTGCAGTGAGGTCAGAGGGAAGAAGCAGTGTAGTGGTTTGCAGTAACCTCTTTGTTGTTGTAGTATCCCAAATGGACGCCAAATAAGGATTCGATCTTAAAGTAACGTCATTGAGCTACACAGTCAATACCAGTCACATTGGGATGGTTTTGAAATATTGAAACCATTTTTTTGAAGTTGGCCTTATTTGTACTGTATTTGGCTCATCTATGCTATGAGTTTGAATGCACTTTAACTGTATGGTTTCCTGGACAAGGCTCCCCTCCTGGCTCTGTGATGAACTGAAAGTACTCACTGGGATAGGAAGTGATCTGACAGGTCGAGTTAGAACACATTATTAGGTCACCCTAACCTCTAAGACAGCTCATTTACATGTTCTGGTTTACCTGGAAACATACATGTTGACAGCTAATCCGATTATAAGAGCCAAGTTAATAATGTCAAGTTGTTCCCCTAATTCTATAGGCTTGGAGAAGTAcaagcaagtagcctagtggttagagcattgggcctgtaactgaaaAGTTACTGGTTTGAATACCTGAGCCAACAAGGTAACAACTTGTTaatatgcccttgagcaaggcacttaaccctaatttgctccaggggagCTTTACTACTATGGCTAACCCTGTAATCTTGAATCTGCACTGGCCAATAGCTAGCTACTGTCACAGCAAGAGACTACATTCATGCTGCCACTGTGGGCTAACTGTGAGGGGCAGATGTACAGATAGATAGAGGTCTATCAGCAAGCGCCTGTCTCCATGTCACGACAGCACAGATCCTATCAGGCTAAAGATGAGTAACTGACTGTGGGAATAGGGAGGGATGCTGTCCACTTTGAGAGAGTGATGTTGGTGCAGTTGTTCATCTTCCTTGCTGTCTTTTATACTTTCTACACTTTGTGAGACCCTAATCGCTCTCTGATCTTGTCTTGGCTCATCTCTAGCTCATCTCTGCACCAACCCAGCCCTCTTCTGTCTGACAGTAACAAAGCAGATAGCTTGATTTACAGGTATAGCAATTCCCTATGACACAAAACAAACAACACCATAACTACATTTAGCAAATGGAAGAACACCACTGTAATAGCTGCTAAGGAACGACGGTAAGAACAAAAAGTATCTACAGCACAAACATTACTCAGACAGCGATGTGATTACCTGATCTATTCGGATCCGAAAATCAATGGAAAGACACTCAGGAGAGACTTTTCAAGGATCCTTGCATGCTACTGAAGCAGCCCCATAAGCAACTCCATTAGACTATGTGATAAGATTGTACCTAATAGAGGCTTCCTTCCTGCTTTTAACATCAGCTCAAATATCATTACAGTATGAGTACCCCCATCTGTTATCCCTCAGATACCCCATTTGATTCAATTATGAAACAGTGCTGTGCTGCACTTACAGGGTCATAACCATAGAAATACAGTATAGTTATAACACTCAAAAGATCAGGAAGAGAGCCTGCTCTGCTCTATTGATATGTTTGTGTTTGAGGTGAAAGTAAGACAAACATGTTTCAAAATTATTTCATATTCTTATTATTCTGACAAACATATTTGCTCATGAATTATTCATGAAGCCCCCTCCCACTCATATGCACGTACAGTAGGTGGCCCTATGGAGAACCTCATATACAGACATGGCATTAAATGTTACAATCGAACATTATGAATCAATCAGTGACCTGCTCGGAGTCATTGTGTTTTGCTTCAGGCATTAAGGGTTAATGCGGGGAGACCAAACAGCCGTTACACAACTGTCCAATTAGCTGCCTGAGTGACAAACACATTTATTTATGAATCTACAATGAGGATAGGGGTCAGACCAGTGATGTGTCTGAACATTATGCAATAATAATGTACATATGTATGTCTATGGGTCAGACAGagctcctcttccctccctcataCCACGTGCACATGTAGCCCCTCACACCCAGACCCCCTGATTCAAACATAACAGGATGATAACAGAACAGCTCCTACTAATTGTTATGGATGGAATCTGGAGAGAAAAAACAAAGCAGTTCCTTGACAGGCCCACTAGCTTATCTAGCGTAATCTGATTCAACAGCTGCTTGCCCCAACAGCTGGTTCCGGTAATGTGCTAGTATGGCTGTCTGGCTGAGTTGGTTTTCAGGGAATAATTCTCTTCTCACTGGGACTCTGAGAAGGGCACCACATGCTGCTGCTACATTCTGTCTCACCATGTTACAGAGAACGAATCTGGGGCACTGGAACACAACTTGGAACATGTCTTGGaacgtgtgtgtccgtgtgtgtgatCTTTCTCTTTTAGACCCTCTTGTGTTCAGTCCACTCAAAGCAAGTTACTCTGTTTTTCCATTGAGGGCCTGGATCACCTTTCTTCTCTCTGCACAGTCCATCGCAAATAAACAACCTGACAGTATATGAGGCCAATAAAATTGCCACCACTTGTTGTAACAATTTCTGGGAAGTCTGTGCTACACTGAGAGAGGTGGGAAATTTTACATCACTGTGTGCTCTGCATTGACGTAGGAGTGTAACAGAGTGTGGAAAAAACACACGCCACTCTGTATCACAGAGCCAAGCAGGAGAGACAGAAACAACCTGCTAACACCAGATTCTACCAAACAACACACCCtgagaacagaggggaggaggagaggagaggagaaagaggaggtgaaaactatgggacagaggagaggagaaagggatgatcgctgtacacacacaggcagaaagaCGGAGTCGGTCTATCTGAGCCAGGGCACCCTGGGGAGGAATATGAGATTTAATAGGAGAAGATTAGAAAACATAATCAGATCTACCATGTACAATTCCCAGGGAGGAGTCCAGCAGCAATCTATTTTAgctgtttaacacacacacagtacagcatGGGAGATTCCTGGTGAGAAACAATATAATTGTTCTGGCCTCACTTGACACTCAATCATTAAATCATGATATTAAAGGGTAATGGTACAGGACAAGAGTGAAGGGTTAGTCAAGGTTACATGAAGACTCGCACCTCAGGGATATCGTGTGGAAGTCACAATGATACGACCTGGGCCGAAAAAAGTTGTATTTTGTAAACTACAAAATACCAACTTTTCAAATACTGAGGAAGTGTAACAGTGTTTCAACTAAAAGGCAACTTTTTTATTTGATATtcaaatacaggtctcagaaaaacaaataatattttaaaTTATTTTGAATATCTCAAAGAAAACCAAATAATACTGAAGGTATTTGAATATATGCaagtgacatttaaaaaaaacaaaaatagatTTATTTTATGGCTGCCAAATACTTGATGAAGAACCAAAAACTACAACAGTTCATTGAATTAgtcaaaatatttgatcataagCACATGGTTTGGAGAGCCCTTAGATATAAATCTTaatatagcctatagcctacaATTAAATACATGAGGGACATGGAATCAACATTAGAGTGGACCACTTAGGCAGCTTCAAAATTACTAACAAATATATATTCATGAGTGAGACATCAGGAAATACAGCAACACTTGACATCTAGTTATTACACGTGTTGTAACTTTGGGATTATGACAATATCACATTGTTGTTACATAAGATGTTGGAAATTGCTTTATAATTGCATAATAATGGAGTTATTACATAAGTGATATAAGGAACAGCCACTATTATTCTAAAAACGTTCAGCTCATTGCAATCCAATTAAAATGCAATTACCAAAGTATTATGTAACAACATGCTAATATGATGTTTCTCCAATAGTACAGTTTTATTACACAAACACAAAACAGTCATGTTCAAAGGGTCTATGCTCTGTTGAAACACTGTAAGCGCCAAAGTTGGAACAAATCCATAATGTACAAGTTTCTTTTTCCGACAGAAACATTGTGTTTGTACAGTCATTTTATTTCTGAGAACAGTCTCACTTCATTCAAGAAACGTAGCTACAAAACTCCACCCAAAATTGTACATGCACCCAACTTTTTAAATTATCTGTGCGTttttattcta encodes:
- the LOC135524982 gene encoding muscarinic acetylcholine receptor M2-like is translated as METLNLTNYSNLSSDNESSSLFSGSPYKTVEIVLIILVAGSLSLVTIIGNILVMLSIKVNRNLQTVNNYFLFSLACADLIIGLCSMNLYTVYIVIGHWPLGPVVCDLWLSIDYVVSNASVMNLLIISFDRYFCITKPLSYPVRRSTMMAGMMIAAAWVLSFVLWAPAILFWQFFAGGRTVPPGECYIQFFSNATVTFGTAIAAFYLPVAIMISLYWRISKASRSRVRRNSRKPSGNSLGEGPSQSQEDGCRAQPNDCTVTGEEEEEEGGDGEKVWEEVQQQNDREPCRGEGPDRDSSTTTVSNLASSSNQKIEPGLSQKGSNGEAKSSQTQCCYQNQAKGCGPKLSCIRNNSRPEGETYKATYSNTDSTPATEKHSLVTRTLLKVTKRNSKQSPKRKTKKKKGPPSREKKVTRTIMAILVAFVATWTPYNVMVLINTFCSSCIPNSLWTIGYWLCYINSTVNPACYALCNTTFKNTFRQLLLCQYRNIRTMRS